The following proteins are encoded in a genomic region of Nomascus leucogenys isolate Asia chromosome 17, Asia_NLE_v1, whole genome shotgun sequence:
- the LOC101176797 gene encoding uncharacterized protein LOC101176797, whose amino-acid sequence MMSASPGPAPASRRPLQAQVVLKSASPRPAPAARRPLQVQKFLESASPGPALPASQWPLSAQPRSCLSAAFPDPAFHFGHLFKAQNFTSIGLSRPGLLPPEGLHRPSLCLTANSPCPASSWLTAACPFQSSRLSAASAGPAPACQWPLQAHGAHSSQRPFQAQFLPSGGLPGPRTSSSRPLQTHLPPPSVLCGPSSSSRLRLQAQLLPPNNLFGLSSCPAPGGLGRPTASSSQAPQAQLKPHGGLSRLSCCPLTASPGPKRPPVGGLLWAQLGSPGDLCRPKSS is encoded by the coding sequence ATGATGTCGGCCTCTCCAGGGCCAGCTCCTGCCTCCCGGAGGCCTCTGCAGGCCCAAGTCGTCCTCAAGTCCGCCTCCCCCCGCCCAGCTCCGGCCGCTCGGCGGCCTCTCCAGGTGCAAAAGTTCCTCGAGTCAGCCTCTCCAGGTCCAGCTCTTCCTGCCTCCCAGTGGCCTCTATCGGCCCAGCCCAGATCATGCCTCTCGGCGGCCTTCCCAGACCCTGCTTTTCACTTCGGCCACCTCTTCAAGGCGCAGAACTTCACGTCCATCGGCCTTTCCAGGCCCGGCCTCCTGCCTCCCGAAGGTCTGCAcaggcccagcctctgcctcacagCGAACTCTCCATGCCCAGCcagctcttggctcactgcggcctgcCCATTCCAAAGCTCCCGCCTCTCTGCCGCTTCGGCAGGCCCAGCTCCCGCCTGCCAGTGGCCTCTTCAGGCCCATGGGGCTCATTCCTCACAACGGCCTTTCCAGGCCCAGTTTCTCCCTTCCGGCGGCCTCCCTGGGCCCAGAACCTCCTCAAGTCGGCCTCTCCAGACCCACTTGCCGCCTCCCAGCGTCCTGTGCGGGCCCAGCTCTTCCTCCCGGCTGCGTCTCCAGGCCCAACTCCTGCCTCCCAACAACCTCTTTGGACTCAGCTCCTGCCCAGCTCCTGGCGGCCTTGGTAGGCCCACAGCTTCCTCAAGCCAAGCTCCCCAGGCCCAGCTCAAGCCTCACGGTGGCCTCTCCAGGCTCAGCTGCTGCCCTCTGACTGCGTCTCCAGGTCCCAAGCGGCCTCCGGTCGGTGGGCTCCTCTGGGCCCAGCTTGGGTCTCCCGGCGACCTCTGCAGGCCCAAGTCGTCCTGA